From the genome of Leptotrichia sp. oral taxon 847:
TGACAACTCTTTGTTATAACTTTTTGTCCCTTTTGAATCCGTATATCCAATAATTGAAATCTTTAAATTTTTATCTTCAATATATTTTTTTACTTTTTCTAATATTGAATTGTACTCATCTTTTATATTTGCACTATTGTAGTCAAAGTTTAGCTTATTTGTATCTAATACCAACAAATTTGCTTCATCTTTTTTTGCTTCAGTTACATACGATTCTTCTATATTTTCGGAATTTGTATTATCTACCTCGACAGCATCCGTTCTCATAGCATTATCTCTTAAATTTGAAGTTGTTATTTTTTTTGCAGTAGTTGGTGCCGAAACTAATAGCACAGATAACATCGCTGTTACTTTTGATTTTTTGTCCA
Proteins encoded in this window:
- a CDS encoding OmpA family protein, yielding MDKKSKVTAMLSVLLVSAPTTAKKITTSNLRDNAMRTDAVEVDNTNSENIEESYVTEAKKDEANLLVLDTNKLNFDYNSANIKDEYNSILEKVKKYIEDKNLKISIIGYTDSKGTKSYNKELSLRRAESIEERLIALGLAPERIVETVGKGDSNPIASNDSEDGRAKNRRIEIKISENQS